From the Natrarchaeobaculum aegyptiacum genome, one window contains:
- a CDS encoding PAS domain-containing sensor histidine kinase: protein MDGLQDRTQLFQLLVDGVEEYAIFTLDADGCVQTWNLGAERIKGYEADDILGEHVSTFYTEAAITAGVPETNLAEATTRGAIEDEGWRVRADGSRFWASVSITAIRDETDDLVGFAKITRDMTDRRRYERQLQQQAARLERHRDRLEQELDEVYERISDGFYAVDDEFRIQYLNDRAMNVLGIDETAIGEPFFSVVVTTESFEAAMREAVETNDVVTMEDYYDPVDRWFDNAIYPSKTGLSVYFREITDQKRRERELEQYRQVVETVDDGIYVLDDDRRFVMVNEGFAATTGYDREDLIGERAETVFGDEFVDIANEYQDALESGDQDVAVLEEALYRADGTTITVESRFARYEFDDQTTGRVGVTRDVSERRRRERQQRIVAELGQFALESDDVDELMGELTAKLSEGLDVEGCIAFEFDGRSRLTCREQVGWDDVLAPTESIDATALSVDRILETERPVVEDVESTSAPRRPALLERRGIRSGITTVIGSPEDPWGVLGGYDSRQRSFTAQDVTFVQSVANVLAEAIERQQYQRRLEDLVDDLEESNERLEQFAYVASHDLQEPLRMVSSYLQLVEDRYGDALDEDGEEFIAFATDGADRMREMIDGLLEYSRVQTQGQPLEPVALNDVVETVRRDLQVSIDEHEAEIVVEDLPRVVGDTAQLRQLFLNLLENAIAYSGDEPPRVHVSAERDRTRSGDEWVVSVRDEGVGIDPDHADRIFDVFERLVSHDEHPGTGIGLALCKRVVERHGGEIWVESEPGEGSTFSFTLSAVDEA, encoded by the coding sequence GGTACGAGGCCGACGACATTCTCGGCGAACACGTTTCCACGTTCTATACAGAGGCCGCAATCACTGCAGGCGTTCCAGAAACCAACCTCGCCGAGGCCACCACTCGCGGGGCTATCGAAGACGAAGGGTGGCGCGTTCGTGCCGACGGTTCCCGGTTCTGGGCGTCCGTCTCGATCACGGCGATCAGGGACGAGACGGACGACCTCGTGGGTTTTGCGAAGATCACCCGCGACATGACCGATCGACGGCGATACGAGCGGCAACTCCAGCAGCAGGCAGCGCGTCTCGAGCGCCACCGGGATCGCCTCGAGCAGGAACTGGACGAGGTATACGAGCGGATTTCCGACGGCTTCTACGCGGTCGACGACGAGTTCAGGATTCAGTATCTGAACGACCGGGCGATGAACGTACTGGGGATCGACGAGACTGCGATCGGCGAGCCGTTCTTCTCGGTGGTCGTGACCACCGAATCCTTCGAGGCCGCGATGCGAGAGGCAGTCGAGACGAACGACGTCGTCACGATGGAAGATTACTACGACCCGGTCGACAGGTGGTTCGACAACGCCATCTATCCGTCCAAGACGGGGCTATCGGTCTACTTCCGGGAGATAACCGACCAGAAACGACGCGAACGCGAACTCGAGCAGTACCGGCAGGTCGTCGAAACCGTCGACGACGGCATCTACGTCCTCGATGACGATCGCCGATTCGTGATGGTCAACGAGGGGTTCGCCGCCACGACGGGGTACGACCGGGAGGACCTCATCGGCGAGCGTGCCGAGACCGTCTTCGGCGACGAGTTCGTCGATATCGCGAACGAGTACCAGGACGCCCTCGAGTCCGGCGATCAGGACGTCGCCGTGCTGGAGGAGGCGCTCTACCGTGCCGACGGGACGACGATCACCGTCGAGAGTCGATTCGCCCGCTACGAGTTCGACGACCAAACGACGGGACGGGTCGGCGTCACCAGAGACGTCTCCGAGCGCCGTCGGCGAGAACGACAGCAGCGGATCGTCGCCGAACTCGGCCAGTTCGCCCTCGAGTCCGACGACGTCGACGAACTGATGGGCGAACTGACCGCCAAGCTGTCGGAGGGCCTCGACGTCGAGGGCTGTATCGCGTTCGAGTTCGACGGTCGCTCGAGACTCACCTGCCGTGAGCAGGTCGGCTGGGATGACGTCCTCGCTCCGACGGAATCGATCGACGCAACGGCGCTTTCGGTAGACAGGATCCTCGAGACCGAGCGCCCCGTCGTCGAGGACGTCGAGTCTACATCGGCGCCGAGACGCCCCGCCCTCCTGGAACGCCGCGGTATCAGGAGCGGGATTACTACCGTCATCGGATCGCCCGAGGACCCGTGGGGCGTTCTGGGGGGCTACGACTCGAGACAGCGATCGTTCACCGCTCAGGACGTCACCTTCGTCCAGAGCGTGGCGAACGTCCTCGCGGAAGCCATCGAGCGCCAGCAGTACCAGCGGCGACTCGAGGACCTCGTCGACGACCTAGAGGAGTCCAACGAGCGGTTAGAGCAGTTCGCATACGTCGCTTCACACGACCTGCAGGAACCGCTCCGGATGGTCTCGAGTTACCTGCAACTCGTCGAAGATCGCTACGGGGACGCGCTAGACGAGGACGGCGAAGAGTTCATCGCGTTCGCGACCGACGGCGCAGATCGAATGCGCGAGATGATCGACGGCCTGCTCGAATACTCCCGGGTCCAGACACAGGGCCAGCCGCTCGAGCCGGTCGCCCTGAACGACGTGGTCGAGACGGTCCGCCGGGACTTGCAGGTCTCGATCGACGAACACGAGGCCGAGATCGTCGTCGAGGACCTTCCACGAGTCGTGGGCGACACGGCTCAGCTCCGCCAGCTCTTCTTGAACCTCCTCGAGAACGCGATCGCCTACAGCGGGGACGAACCCCCGCGTGTTCACGTGTCAGCCGAACGTGATCGGACCCGTAGCGGCGACGAGTGGGTCGTCTCGGTCCGCGACGAGGGTGTCGGGATCGATCCCGATCATGCCGATCGGATCTTCGACGTCTTCGAGCGACTCGTCAGCCACGACGAGCACCCGGGGACGGGCATCGGCCTCGCCCTCTGTAAACGCGTCGTCGAACGCCACGGCGGTGAGATCTGGGTCGAATCGGAACCCGGCGAGGGATCGACGTTCTCGTTTACCCTGTCCGCTGTCGACGAGGCGTAA
- a CDS encoding DUF7097 family protein, with protein MEKTPRGTSVGVDDPYAFVGICDHLTSEGRCRYAYDHYGHDPEFARERAMDDYQCPIVDPESDQDLASGPRAPPLESGPPEDVDAETPDDSMNSSETPHWGDCPHFRCRNRDRECVRCGLEEKRIAHDDERPLLEEHHLSYARDGETLSHEITVYLCRWCHAKVHNSWARITDDAVPDPEAIAELEGRRSREHDELGFESAAERFETGADRERRQ; from the coding sequence ATGGAAAAGACGCCACGGGGTACGTCGGTGGGGGTCGACGACCCGTACGCGTTCGTAGGCATCTGTGACCACCTCACGAGCGAGGGGCGCTGCCGGTACGCCTACGATCACTACGGCCACGACCCCGAGTTCGCCCGCGAGCGTGCGATGGACGACTACCAGTGTCCGATCGTCGATCCGGAATCGGACCAGGACCTCGCGTCCGGTCCCCGCGCACCTCCGCTCGAGTCCGGGCCCCCCGAAGACGTCGACGCCGAGACTCCGGACGACAGCATGAACTCCAGCGAGACACCACACTGGGGCGATTGCCCGCACTTTCGCTGTCGGAATCGCGACCGCGAGTGTGTCCGCTGTGGTCTCGAAGAAAAGCGCATCGCCCACGACGACGAGCGCCCGCTGCTCGAGGAACACCATCTATCCTACGCACGCGACGGCGAGACGCTCTCTCACGAGATCACCGTCTACCTCTGCCGCTGGTGTCACGCGAAGGTGCACAACTCCTGGGCGCGGATCACCGACGACGCCGTGCCAGACCCGGAGGCGATCGCCGAACTCGAGGGTCGGCGGAGCCGCGAGCACGACGAACTGGGGTTCGAGTCGGCCGCAGAGCGGTTCGAGACGGGTGCGGATCGTGAACGGCGTCAGTGA
- a CDS encoding YeiH family protein has product MAARRYLPGLAILVFGAMVARAIEGLGGPNHLLVAIGLGFVLANTVDLPESLEPGIATHKLWLGAGIVLLGASLSVDSMLAVGAPVLAIVVGVTAVTLLVVEALARNVFGLADRLSSVLAAGASICGVSAVVAVAGTIRAREEQVAYAAATVLLFDAITIVVFPIVGDLLDLSGVVFGIWAGVSMFSTGPVVAVGFAHSEVAGQWATTTKLARNALIGVVVLAYASYYARGEPGGQQGGRRSLVLLWRSFPKFVLGFLALAALSSLGVFTAGQQASIENAYGWLFLLAFVGLGTEIKLADLRQTGSTPAIVVLVALLVASTLSLAALTVVL; this is encoded by the coding sequence GTGGCGGCGCGTCGATACCTGCCGGGCCTCGCGATCCTCGTTTTCGGTGCAATGGTGGCCCGTGCCATCGAGGGACTGGGCGGTCCCAACCACCTGCTCGTCGCGATCGGCCTCGGGTTCGTCCTCGCGAACACAGTCGACCTCCCAGAGTCGCTCGAGCCGGGAATCGCTACGCACAAGCTCTGGCTCGGGGCAGGGATCGTCCTGCTGGGCGCGTCGCTGTCGGTCGACTCGATGCTCGCCGTTGGCGCGCCGGTGCTGGCGATCGTCGTCGGCGTCACCGCGGTGACGCTGCTGGTCGTCGAGGCGCTCGCGCGGAACGTTTTCGGACTGGCCGACCGCCTCTCGTCGGTGCTCGCTGCCGGTGCGAGCATCTGTGGCGTCTCGGCGGTCGTCGCCGTCGCCGGGACGATCCGGGCTCGAGAGGAGCAGGTCGCCTACGCCGCGGCCACGGTCTTGCTGTTCGACGCGATCACGATCGTGGTCTTTCCGATCGTCGGCGATCTGCTCGACCTCTCGGGGGTCGTCTTCGGGATCTGGGCCGGTGTCAGCATGTTTTCGACCGGGCCGGTCGTGGCGGTGGGGTTCGCCCACTCTGAGGTGGCCGGCCAGTGGGCGACGACAACGAAACTCGCGCGCAACGCCTTGATCGGCGTCGTCGTCCTCGCGTATGCGAGCTACTACGCACGCGGGGAACCCGGCGGCCAGCAGGGCGGTCGACGGTCGCTCGTCCTGCTCTGGCGGTCGTTCCCCAAGTTCGTCCTCGGTTTTCTGGCGCTCGCTGCGCTCTCGTCGCTGGGGGTCTTCACGGCCGGCCAGCAGGCGTCGATCGAGAACGCCTACGGCTGGCTGTTCCTGCTCGCGTTCGTCGGCCTCGGCACCGAGATCAAACTCGCCGACCTTCGCCAGACCGGGTCGACGCCGGCGATCGTCGTTCTCGTGGCGCTGCTCGTGGCAAGCACCCTCTCGCTGGCGGCGCTCACCGTGGTCCTGTGA
- a CDS encoding HalOD1 output domain-containing protein, with product MYKVDLEHHIDQSTSHTVVSSVASLADTEPDQLEPLWYSVNPEALDSFVAHATDAGTSCRVAFQYEGYDIEIVGDGSLRIAPIEDRSTRRV from the coding sequence ATGTACAAAGTCGATCTGGAACACCACATCGACCAATCGACGAGCCATACGGTGGTCAGCAGTGTCGCGTCCCTTGCCGACACGGAACCGGACCAGCTCGAGCCCCTGTGGTACAGCGTGAATCCGGAAGCGCTGGATTCGTTCGTCGCTCACGCTACCGACGCGGGGACGTCGTGCCGGGTCGCGTTCCAGTACGAGGGCTACGACATCGAAATCGTTGGGGACGGGTCGCTTCGAATCGCGCCAATCGAAGACCGATCGACGAGACGCGTGTAG
- a CDS encoding DUF192 domain-containing protein, translated as MRVVHHPAAGSSDGSVLASEVEVADTLVSQTRGLMFRRSLPDDYALAFPFDSASTRDVHMLFVFVPLDVIWVTDGVVERVERLRPWLGLARAKADLILELPAGRASAVEPGDRVVLEERP; from the coding sequence GTGCGCGTGGTTCACCATCCGGCGGCGGGGTCGAGCGACGGTTCGGTACTGGCCAGCGAGGTCGAGGTCGCCGACACGCTCGTCAGCCAGACCCGCGGTCTGATGTTCAGGCGGTCGCTCCCCGACGACTACGCGCTGGCGTTTCCCTTCGACTCGGCGTCCACGCGCGACGTCCACATGCTGTTCGTCTTCGTCCCGCTGGACGTGATCTGGGTCACCGACGGCGTCGTCGAACGCGTCGAACGGCTCCGCCCCTGGCTGGGACTCGCCCGCGCGAAGGCGGACCTCATCCTCGAGTTGCCGGCCGGTCGGGCGTCTGCGGTCGAACCCGGTGATCGGGTCGTCCTCGAGGAGCGTCCGTAA
- a CDS encoding PstA family ABC transporter permease: protein MDRHARQRLFGYLARGAAALVVAVMVLVVAVTIYRGGRVFITDPAIMITPPGSRYMLEGDGGFLHAVLGSIFIVGPATVVSMTLAVSTAIYLQSDYSSERFSDAVNMFLNVLWATPPIVYGVFVLTIIIAVGARTSLFFGIVAIAIFQYPIMTRYTDEALRSAPDAVKEATYGLGATRFETALMTVRAALPGVIAGVIMGFARGIGDAATVLFTSGRSTNMPAGPFEPATTLPVLIFDQAMSFNAEVRSHAYAAAFVLIVVVLGLIVVSKLLAGRYARYTPGGRHS from the coding sequence ATCGACCGCCACGCCAGACAGCGACTGTTCGGCTATCTCGCACGGGGTGCCGCGGCGCTCGTCGTCGCCGTGATGGTACTGGTCGTCGCCGTGACGATCTACCGCGGTGGTCGGGTGTTTATCACCGATCCCGCGATCATGATCACGCCGCCCGGCTCGCGATACATGCTCGAGGGCGACGGTGGCTTCCTCCACGCCGTCCTCGGCAGCATCTTCATCGTCGGGCCGGCGACGGTCGTCTCGATGACGCTCGCGGTCTCGACGGCGATCTACCTCCAGAGTGACTACTCGAGCGAACGCTTTTCCGACGCGGTGAACATGTTCCTCAACGTCCTCTGGGCGACGCCGCCGATCGTCTACGGTGTGTTCGTGCTGACGATCATCATCGCGGTCGGCGCGCGGACGAGCCTGTTCTTCGGGATCGTCGCCATCGCGATCTTCCAGTACCCGATCATGACGCGCTATACGGACGAGGCGCTTCGATCCGCCCCCGATGCGGTGAAGGAAGCGACCTACGGTCTGGGCGCGACGCGGTTCGAGACCGCGCTGATGACCGTCCGCGCGGCGCTACCGGGCGTCATCGCCGGGGTCATCATGGGATTCGCCCGCGGAATCGGCGACGCCGCGACCGTGCTGTTCACCAGCGGCCGGAGTACGAACATGCCTGCAGGACCGTTCGAGCCGGCGACGACCCTGCCGGTACTCATCTTCGATCAGGCGATGTCGTTCAACGCCGAGGTCCGATCGCACGCCTACGCGGCGGCGTTCGTCCTCATCGTGGTCGTCCTCGGCCTGATCGTCGTCTCGAAACTGCTCGCCGGACGCTACGCCAGGTACACGCCAGGAGGGAGACACTCATGA
- a CDS encoding DUF5800 family protein, producing the protein MTTLAFDEEGVDVVYEGTEFRLERDLIEEATEKSYYDVTDHEVLKIVAEQPNLQGEPRRIGDILE; encoded by the coding sequence ATGACCACGCTCGCTTTCGACGAGGAGGGCGTCGACGTCGTCTACGAAGGCACCGAGTTCCGCCTCGAGCGCGACCTCATCGAGGAAGCTACGGAGAAGTCCTACTACGACGTGACCGATCACGAAGTGCTGAAGATCGTTGCCGAACAGCCCAATCTGCAGGGCGAACCCCGGCGCATCGGCGACATTCTCGAGTAG
- a CDS encoding PstS family phosphate ABC transporter substrate-binding protein, which produces MTQNYSRRSVVQLAGAGSALALAGCTSSNGGSSSAVRISGGVGPLPMVEVWADIYSDETDTTFDISGGGTGVGVSDLFNEQVDIAMMGRDPYDEEVEQGLFAVPMLIDTVVGTINENNPVFDEIQENGLTREDLEAVFTKEITNWGDLVDADVDEEITVYGRSDSSAAYEQWGDFLGGEDDAWAESELENLADANHNGDQAVAEAIGREPNAISLNNINYVYALDSGELESPVRPIPLDQDGDGLSDEEDFYDTRDEFLAAVEEGRYPAPPAREMFLAANGGFEDEAYDFVEWVLSDGQEYVRDNGYVPLEEDRLEEAQNNLAGEA; this is translated from the coding sequence ATGACGCAGAACTACTCTCGACGTTCTGTGGTACAGCTCGCAGGTGCCGGCTCAGCGCTCGCGCTTGCCGGCTGTACCAGCTCTAACGGCGGCTCGAGCAGTGCCGTCCGTATCTCTGGCGGCGTCGGCCCGCTCCCGATGGTGGAGGTCTGGGCAGACATTTACAGCGACGAGACGGACACGACGTTCGACATCTCCGGCGGCGGCACCGGCGTCGGCGTCTCGGACCTCTTCAACGAGCAGGTCGACATTGCGATGATGGGCCGCGATCCGTACGACGAAGAGGTAGAGCAGGGGCTGTTCGCCGTGCCGATGCTCATCGACACCGTCGTCGGGACGATCAACGAGAACAACCCCGTCTTCGACGAGATCCAGGAGAACGGCCTCACCCGCGAAGACCTCGAGGCGGTCTTCACGAAAGAGATCACGAACTGGGGCGACCTCGTGGACGCCGACGTCGACGAGGAGATTACCGTCTACGGCCGCTCTGACTCCTCGGCGGCGTACGAACAGTGGGGCGACTTCCTCGGTGGGGAAGACGACGCCTGGGCCGAGAGCGAACTCGAGAACCTCGCCGATGCCAACCACAACGGCGACCAGGCGGTCGCCGAAGCTATCGGCCGGGAACCGAACGCTATCTCGCTGAACAACATCAACTACGTCTACGCGCTCGACAGCGGCGAACTCGAGAGCCCCGTCCGCCCCATCCCGCTCGATCAGGACGGTGACGGTCTCTCCGACGAGGAGGACTTCTACGACACCCGCGACGAGTTCCTCGCCGCAGTCGAGGAGGGTCGATACCCGGCTCCGCCAGCCCGCGAGATGTTCCTCGCCGCGAACGGCGGATTCGAGGACGAGGCCTACGACTTCGTCGAGTGGGTCCTCTCTGACGGACAGGAGTACGTCCGAGACAACGGCTACGTGCCACTCGAGGAGGACCGCCTCGAGGAGGCCCAGAACAATCTGGCCGGGGAGGCGTGA
- a CDS encoding phosphate ABC transporter ATP-binding protein, producing the protein MTNAALTTDELAVTYTGNRNVEAVNGVSLEFNENELTAIIGPSGCGKSTLLKSLNRLHEIQPNVEIDGDVRLDGQSIYDTDEPVPEIRRRIGYVPQEPTALPLTIYENVAYGLRITGDYDSKADLDDRVERYLRTVNLWDEVADRLDEPGAELSRGQIQRLCLARSLAVEPEVLLCDEVTSALDPISADRVEETLESLNEEYTIVMVTHSMDQARRLADRVAFLYLGDLVEVDETESFFENPSDERTKRFVAGHTAVASADDATPADDPTREGERSVVNPVER; encoded by the coding sequence ATGACGAACGCTGCACTCACCACCGACGAACTCGCCGTAACGTACACCGGAAACAGAAACGTAGAGGCCGTAAACGGCGTCAGCCTCGAGTTCAACGAAAACGAACTGACCGCCATCATCGGCCCCTCGGGCTGTGGGAAGTCGACGCTGTTGAAGTCGCTCAATCGACTCCACGAGATCCAGCCGAACGTCGAAATCGACGGTGACGTCAGGCTCGACGGCCAGTCGATCTACGACACCGACGAGCCCGTGCCGGAGATTCGTCGGCGTATCGGCTACGTCCCACAGGAACCGACGGCGCTGCCGCTGACGATCTACGAGAACGTCGCCTACGGGCTGCGGATCACCGGCGACTACGACTCGAAAGCGGACCTCGACGACCGCGTCGAACGTTACCTCCGGACGGTCAACCTCTGGGACGAGGTCGCAGACAGACTCGACGAGCCGGGTGCGGAACTCTCCCGTGGCCAGATCCAGCGGCTTTGCCTCGCACGCTCGCTGGCCGTCGAACCCGAGGTACTGCTCTGTGACGAGGTGACCTCTGCGCTCGACCCCATCTCGGCCGACCGCGTCGAGGAGACCCTCGAGTCGCTCAACGAAGAGTACACGATCGTCATGGTCACTCACAGCATGGACCAGGCCAGACGGCTTGCCGACCGCGTCGCGTTCCTCTACCTCGGTGACCTCGTCGAGGTCGACGAGACGGAGTCGTTCTTCGAGAACCCGAGTGACGAACGGACGAAACGATTCGTCGCGGGACACACCGCCGTCGCCAGCGCAGACGACGCGACCCCTGCCGACGATCCAACCCGCGAGGGCGAACGGTCGGTCGTAAACCCGGTCGAACGGTGA
- a CDS encoding SDR family NAD(P)-dependent oxidoreductase, which produces MTDLFDLEGRVALVTGGGRGIGRAIAVELAAAGATVVPVARSSDEVTAVAETIDADGGEAMAMTADVTDESAVDDLIEETVDTFGGLDVVVNNAGINPASALGRPETVSRDGLESVLEVNLEGAFSVTAAAADALKASDDGAVVNVASVGGVVGLPRQHPYVASKHGLVGLTKSIALDWAPDVRVNAVAPGYVSTALTEELERDDDLRRSILERTPLERFADPEAIAGPVVFLASDAARFVTGTCLTVDGGWTAR; this is translated from the coding sequence ATGACAGACCTGTTCGACCTCGAGGGACGGGTCGCCCTCGTCACGGGGGGCGGCCGCGGCATCGGCCGAGCGATCGCCGTCGAACTCGCCGCTGCGGGGGCGACCGTCGTCCCGGTCGCGCGCTCGAGTGACGAAGTGACCGCAGTCGCCGAGACGATCGACGCCGACGGTGGGGAGGCGATGGCGATGACGGCCGACGTAACCGACGAGTCGGCGGTCGACGACCTGATCGAGGAGACGGTCGACACCTTCGGCGGCCTGGACGTCGTCGTGAACAACGCCGGGATCAACCCCGCGTCGGCTCTCGGACGCCCGGAGACCGTCTCCCGGGACGGACTCGAGTCGGTGCTCGAAGTCAACCTCGAGGGTGCGTTCTCGGTGACGGCCGCCGCGGCCGACGCGCTGAAAGCGAGTGACGACGGCGCGGTCGTCAACGTCGCCAGCGTCGGCGGCGTCGTCGGCCTGCCGCGTCAGCACCCCTACGTCGCCTCCAAGCACGGTCTCGTCGGCCTCACGAAGAGTATCGCCCTCGACTGGGCACCCGACGTCCGCGTCAACGCCGTCGCACCGGGGTACGTCTCGACGGCCCTCACCGAGGAACTCGAGCGAGACGACGACCTCCGACGATCGATCCTCGAGCGCACGCCGCTCGAGCGGTTCGCCGATCCCGAGGCCATCGCCGGTCCGGTCGTCTTCCTCGCGAGCGACGCCGCGAGGTTCGTCACCGGGACCTGCCTGACCGTCGACGGCGGGTGGACGGCCCGATAG
- the pstC gene encoding phosphate ABC transporter permease subunit PstC, protein MSASTESGDGTDGATASDERIGRRLLTERVSSLWLTGAGYFAIALFVLIVLTLVYQSLPLLSEYSVVQMLTSSNWSPQQNEFGFLPAIVGTIYVTILSMLMGAPIAILAAIYIAEFAEGRTKTIVSSFIDVLAAIPSVIFGLVALIVVVPLVGDYIAPAVGSGATGLGIFTVSLVMAIVVTPFIISLSVESLEALPDELRETSLGVGATQWETIRIVLLRAAGPGIFSAILLGFGRVFGATIVPAMLIGGQTQIPDSLFATGQTLPTLIVNDFGELMSVPIRQSALIFVGLALVIVVWLFNFGAMLLRKRLQQRWQYQ, encoded by the coding sequence ATGTCGGCTTCGACGGAATCGGGGGATGGAACCGACGGTGCGACGGCGAGCGACGAGCGCATCGGCCGTCGGCTGCTCACCGAGCGGGTGAGCAGCCTCTGGCTAACCGGTGCCGGCTACTTCGCTATCGCGCTGTTCGTCCTCATCGTCCTGACGCTGGTTTACCAGTCGCTTCCGCTGCTCTCTGAGTACTCGGTAGTCCAGATGCTGACCTCCTCGAACTGGAGCCCACAGCAAAACGAGTTCGGATTCCTCCCGGCGATCGTCGGGACGATCTACGTGACGATCCTCTCGATGCTGATGGGCGCGCCGATCGCGATCCTCGCGGCGATCTACATCGCCGAGTTCGCCGAGGGCCGGACGAAGACGATCGTCTCGTCGTTCATCGACGTACTTGCGGCCATCCCGAGTGTCATCTTCGGGCTGGTCGCGCTGATCGTCGTCGTTCCGCTGGTCGGTGACTATATCGCACCGGCGGTGGGCTCCGGTGCGACCGGCCTCGGCATCTTCACCGTTTCGCTCGTGATGGCGATCGTCGTCACGCCGTTCATCATCTCCCTGTCGGTCGAATCGCTCGAGGCGCTGCCGGACGAACTCCGGGAGACGTCGCTGGGTGTCGGCGCGACCCAGTGGGAGACGATCCGGATCGTCCTGCTCCGTGCAGCGGGGCCGGGAATCTTCTCGGCGATCCTGCTCGGGTTCGGTCGCGTCTTCGGGGCGACGATCGTCCCGGCGATGCTGATCGGCGGACAGACCCAGATTCCCGACTCGCTGTTCGCGACCGGCCAGACCCTGCCGACGTTGATCGTCAACGACTTCGGTGAGTTGATGTCCGTACCGATTCGCCAGTCGGCGCTGATCTTCGTCGGCCTCGCGCTCGTGATCGTCGTCTGGCTGTTCAACTTCGGCGCGATGCTCCTTCGCAAGCGACTCCAGCAGAGGTGGCAGTACCAGTGA